A DNA window from Mucilaginibacter xinganensis contains the following coding sequences:
- a CDS encoding S41 family peptidase, translating to MNKGKVIVSRYKRQLFFAGTVMLALCTWSFKDDLFQLSKNLDVFASVYKEVNINYVDDINSAKMIKTGVDAMLDGLDPYTEFVPESEIEDYKLHYVSTQYGGIGAGIFSRNGKVFVSDVFFGFPAQKADIRPGDQLVKINDIVLDGKNNDQVSLLLKGAKGANIKLLVKRDSDPAPVEKNLVRDEIKQPNVSYSGMVDGNMGYIKLDKFLENSADEVTNALTAIKKNNPSGIILDLRSNGGGILQEAVKIVNLFVPKDVEVVSQKGKIKEKNFTYNTASAPLEPNLPLVVLVNSRSASASEIVAGSLQDLDRAIIIGQRSYGKGLVQQTFNLPYNSLVKITIAKYYVPSGRCIQEIDYTHRKDDGSVVKVADSLIHEFKTKNGRSVYDGSGIYPDIFVKQERFANVTQALVGKLFVFDFANRYRATHTSIDASKKFSLSDADYADFVKFLDGKNYSYNTASEKVLATLKTETTKEKQFGEIQAEYDALKAKMSTSKKNDLQLHKDEIKQVLENEIASRYYYEKGRYEANFKYDKELAQAVKVMQDKEMMASILKGEGNYKVIGKPVLAMAAKKAADADTTDEQ from the coding sequence ATGAATAAGGGTAAAGTGATTGTGAGCAGGTATAAAAGGCAGCTGTTTTTTGCCGGTACAGTGATGCTGGCTTTGTGCACATGGAGTTTTAAGGACGATCTTTTCCAGCTGTCAAAAAACCTGGACGTGTTTGCATCCGTGTACAAAGAGGTTAATATTAACTACGTTGATGATATTAATTCGGCTAAAATGATCAAGACTGGCGTGGATGCCATGCTTGACGGCCTCGACCCTTATACTGAATTTGTGCCCGAATCAGAAATTGAAGATTATAAACTGCATTACGTTAGTACACAATACGGCGGTATAGGTGCGGGTATCTTTTCGCGCAACGGTAAAGTATTTGTATCTGACGTGTTTTTTGGCTTCCCTGCTCAAAAAGCCGATATCCGCCCCGGCGACCAGCTGGTAAAAATAAATGACATTGTGCTGGACGGTAAAAACAACGACCAGGTAAGCCTGCTGCTTAAAGGCGCAAAAGGCGCTAACATTAAGTTGCTTGTTAAACGGGACAGCGACCCGGCCCCGGTTGAGAAAAACCTGGTGCGCGACGAAATTAAACAGCCCAACGTATCCTATTCCGGCATGGTTGACGGCAATATGGGTTACATTAAGCTGGATAAATTTCTTGAAAACTCTGCCGATGAGGTAACCAACGCCCTTACTGCTATTAAAAAGAACAATCCCAGCGGCATCATCCTTGATCTGCGCTCAAACGGCGGCGGCATTTTACAGGAAGCGGTAAAAATTGTTAACCTTTTTGTACCAAAAGATGTTGAGGTTGTATCGCAAAAAGGAAAAATTAAAGAGAAAAACTTCACCTACAATACGGCAAGCGCCCCGCTGGAGCCAAACCTACCGCTGGTAGTGCTGGTAAACAGCCGCTCCGCTTCGGCATCAGAAATTGTTGCCGGATCGCTGCAGGACCTCGACCGTGCAATTATTATAGGTCAGCGCAGCTATGGCAAAGGCCTGGTTCAGCAAACTTTTAACCTGCCCTACAACAGCCTGGTAAAAATCACCATCGCCAAGTATTACGTACCATCAGGCCGCTGCATCCAGGAGATTGATTACACCCACCGCAAGGATGACGGCAGTGTGGTTAAAGTTGCGGATTCACTTATCCACGAGTTTAAAACCAAAAACGGCCGCTCTGTTTATGACGGCAGTGGTATTTACCCTGATATTTTTGTTAAACAGGAGCGGTTTGCCAATGTTACACAGGCATTGGTAGGCAAATTGTTTGTATTTGATTTTGCCAACCGTTACCGTGCTACCCACACCAGCATTGACGCCAGCAAAAAATTTAGCCTGAGCGATGCAGACTATGCAGACTTTGTTAAGTTTTTAGACGGCAAGAATTACAGTTACAACACCGCCTCAGAAAAAGTACTGGCTACCTTGAAAACGGAAACCACCAAAGAAAAACAGTTTGGTGAAATTCAAGCCGAATACGATGCCTTAAAAGCTAAAATGTCCACCAGCAAAAAGAACGACCTTCAGCTGCATAAAGACGAAATAAAGCAGGTGCTGGAGAATGAAATAGCCTCACGCTACTATTACGAAAAAGGGCGCTACGAAGCTAATTTTAAGTACGACAAGGAACTTGCCCAAGCTGTGAAGGTGATGCAGGATAAAGAGATGATGGCATCCATACTAAAAGGTGAAGGCAATTATAAAGTAATTGGCAAACCCGTATTGGCAATGGCCGCTAAAAAAGCAGCCGATGCCGATACTACTGATGAGCAGTAG
- a CDS encoding Crp/Fnr family transcriptional regulator: protein METASLLNTLNSIAILSENLRDEIRACLVEEHFTRKSLLLKEGQVSQRIYFIKKGFIRAYYHKGNNEFSTWFMGEGDFIISVYSFFSRKPSFENIEVLEDCTLQSINWDQLQLLYKQHPEFNLTGRIITEQYYIRSEERAINLQTHSAKQRYEKLLADYPGILQKASLGQIASYLSIKQETLSRIRGRK, encoded by the coding sequence ATGGAAACTGCCAGTCTTTTAAATACCCTTAACAGCATCGCAATATTATCTGAAAATCTCCGGGATGAGATAAGGGCCTGTTTAGTAGAAGAGCATTTCACCCGGAAAAGCCTTTTACTAAAAGAGGGGCAGGTATCGCAACGCATCTATTTCATAAAAAAAGGGTTTATCCGGGCCTATTATCACAAAGGGAACAACGAATTTTCTACCTGGTTTATGGGCGAAGGCGACTTCATCATCTCCGTTTACAGCTTTTTTTCAAGGAAGCCCTCTTTTGAAAATATTGAGGTGCTGGAAGATTGCACCCTGCAGTCCATCAATTGGGACCAGCTGCAATTACTTTATAAACAACATCCGGAATTTAACCTAACAGGCAGGATAATTACCGAACAATATTATATCCGCAGCGAAGAAAGAGCTATCAACCTGCAAACCCATAGTGCGAAACAACGGTATGAAAAACTGCTTGCAGATTATCCGGGCATTCTTCAAAAGGCGTCTTTAGGGCAAATAGCATCTTACTTAAGCATCAAACAGGAGACACTGAGCAGAATAAGAGGACGTAAATAA
- the greA gene encoding transcription elongation factor GreA, with protein sequence MAEVAYYTKEGLENLKKELHELKTTGRTNISKAIAEARDKGDLSENAEYDAAKEAQGLHEAKIAKMGEMLANARLLDESKLDTSKVLALSIVKIRNVKNGGVMSYQLVSENEADLKSGKISVASPIAKGLLGKKVGETIEITVPAGKMEFEIMEISR encoded by the coding sequence ATGGCAGAGGTAGCATATTATACCAAAGAAGGATTAGAAAATTTAAAGAAAGAGTTACACGAACTAAAAACTACTGGCCGGACCAATATCAGTAAAGCAATAGCCGAGGCTCGCGACAAAGGCGACCTTTCGGAAAACGCAGAATACGATGCTGCGAAAGAAGCACAGGGACTTCATGAAGCAAAAATTGCAAAAATGGGCGAAATGCTGGCCAACGCGCGCCTGCTGGATGAATCAAAACTGGACACCTCAAAAGTATTGGCGCTATCCATCGTAAAAATCAGGAACGTTAAAAATGGCGGCGTAATGAGCTACCAGCTGGTTTCAGAAAATGAAGCCGACCTTAAATCGGGCAAAATATCGGTAGCATCGCCAATAGCAAAAGGCTTATTAGGTAAAAAAGTAGGCGAAACTATTGAAATAACCGTACCCGCCGGTAAAATGGAATTTGAAATAATGGAGATCTCAAGATAG
- a CDS encoding nucleotide pyrophosphohydrolase, translated as MDDWKKIQEQLKNFRDERDWAQFHNGKDLALALSIEAAELNELFLWKNADDANVEKIKDELADVLGYALLLADKYDLDINQIMMSKIQKNADKYPVHKAKGNAKKYNEL; from the coding sequence ATGGATGATTGGAAGAAAATACAAGAGCAACTAAAAAATTTCCGGGATGAGCGCGACTGGGCGCAGTTTCATAATGGTAAAGATTTAGCCTTAGCATTATCTATAGAAGCTGCTGAGTTAAATGAATTATTTCTTTGGAAAAATGCTGACGACGCAAACGTAGAAAAAATCAAAGACGAACTTGCCGATGTTTTGGGCTACGCTTTATTATTGGCGGATAAATATGATCTTGATATTAACCAAATAATGATGAGCAAAATTCAAAAGAATGCGGATAAATATCCTGTACATAAGGCAAAGGGCAATGCAAAGAAATATAATGAGCTATAA
- a CDS encoding sterol desaturase family protein, protein MLIIILSSFALCFLIERLTPGWKLPEVPTWTIRVLAINFVQLLVVVAAGYSWEKWLSAWSVFKLSQQVPNWLGGVLAYFIATFIFYWWHRWRHESDYLWRHFHQIHHSAQRIEVITSFYKHPLEMTVNSIIGSLLVYTLLGLNPEAGAIYTLCTALGEFFYHTNIKTPKWIGYIFQRPEMHRIHHEYEKHTSNYGDIVWWDMLFGTYSNPKEFTTSCGFDMDKELQLLDMLKFKDVHKE, encoded by the coding sequence ATGCTTATCATTATCTTATCCTCATTTGCGCTTTGCTTCCTTATCGAAAGGCTTACCCCCGGCTGGAAGCTGCCCGAAGTACCCACCTGGACAATCCGTGTGCTTGCCATAAATTTCGTTCAATTACTGGTGGTGGTTGCCGCCGGTTACAGTTGGGAAAAATGGCTGTCGGCATGGTCTGTTTTTAAGCTATCACAGCAGGTGCCCAACTGGCTGGGTGGTGTACTGGCCTACTTTATAGCAACCTTTATTTTTTACTGGTGGCACAGGTGGCGCCATGAAAGCGATTATCTGTGGCGCCATTTTCACCAGATCCACCACAGCGCACAACGCATTGAGGTAATCACCTCATTTTACAAACACCCTTTGGAGATGACCGTCAATTCAATCATTGGTAGTCTGCTGGTTTATACCTTGCTGGGCTTAAATCCGGAAGCCGGCGCAATCTATACCTTGTGTACTGCGCTTGGCGAATTCTTTTATCATACCAATATTAAAACCCCCAAATGGATCGGCTATATTTTTCAAAGGCCCGAAATGCACCGCATCCACCATGAATATGAAAAGCATACCAGCAATTACGGCGACATTGTTTGGTGGGATATGTTATTTGGCACCTACAGCAACCCAAAAGAATTTACCACATCATGCGGTTTTGATATGGATAAAGAACTCCAGCTGCTGGATATGCTGAAGTTTAAGGATGTGCATAAGGAGTAG
- a CDS encoding GH25 family lysozyme, which yields MNTLSNGSRGGEVTMLQRALSLLGYNCTVDGSFGPGTEAAVKQFQTDQGLTADGVAGPATWGALDNLAPQGMDISHHNGTIGWSSLSPHIQFVYNKYSQGATYKDPMFNTNIAAIKQKGLLYGAYHFLTFQDSAQVQADNFLACWPSFSAPGALPPALDVEWQVGSDDAETNSLNNYILHNKNTCVQIIADWLSIVTAQTGRTPVIYTAKSFWNEYFNGITEFSGNPLWIPAYQQQQPGLPQPGWTKYAIWQYSENASIPGAEGGSLDLDIFNGDLSELKNL from the coding sequence ATGAACACACTTTCAAACGGATCACGCGGCGGCGAGGTAACCATGCTGCAGCGCGCACTTTCACTTTTGGGCTATAACTGCACTGTTGACGGAAGCTTCGGCCCGGGAACAGAGGCTGCCGTTAAACAATTTCAAACCGACCAGGGGCTCACCGCTGACGGCGTGGCAGGACCTGCAACCTGGGGCGCTTTGGACAACCTGGCCCCGCAGGGCATGGACATTTCCCACCATAACGGCACAATTGGGTGGAGCAGCTTATCGCCCCACATCCAGTTTGTTTACAATAAATACAGCCAGGGCGCTACCTATAAAGACCCAATGTTTAATACCAATATTGCTGCCATTAAACAAAAAGGACTTTTATACGGGGCCTACCATTTTTTAACCTTCCAGGATTCGGCGCAGGTACAGGCAGATAACTTTCTGGCTTGCTGGCCCTCATTTTCGGCCCCCGGCGCACTGCCGCCCGCGCTGGATGTGGAATGGCAGGTGGGCAGCGACGACGCAGAAACCAATTCGCTTAACAACTATATTTTACACAACAAAAATACCTGCGTGCAAATAATAGCCGACTGGCTCAGCATTGTTACCGCACAAACCGGCCGCACCCCTGTAATTTATACCGCTAAAAGTTTTTGGAACGAATACTTTAACGGCATTACCGAGTTTAGCGGCAACCCGCTCTGGATCCCGGCTTACCAGCAGCAGCAACCCGGCCTGCCACAGCCCGGCTGGACCAAATACGCCATTTGGCAATACTCCGAAAACGCATCTATCCCGGGCGCGGAAGGCGGCAGTTTGGACCTGGATATTTTTAATGGAGATTTAAGTGAATTGAAAAACCTTTAA
- a CDS encoding DNA/RNA helicase domain-containing protein, which translates to MLNKPFEIKKYEFNATMFNEFQNVHYAKDLWPIVYILSDGNVKEAYVGETTDTYSRMAAHLKSNAKNILSTVHLISSEKFNKSATLDIESNLIKYMAGDGQYKLINGNVGLANHNYYQKKEVYWDIFNLIWNNLRAEGLTKHSIAHINNSDLFKYSPYKSLTADQRAGLLIILKGLLDNDTKNIIAEGGAGTGKTILATFLFKLLNSNYEELNYKEFGDDELDFIQTVFELKKVYPNPRMALVVPMASFRNTLKKVFKNIKGLNANMVIGPADLAKGRYDIVLVDESHRLRRRVNLGTYFHAFDVVCEKLGLDKNHCSELDWAVKQSDKAIFLYDENQSIKPSDVEKIDFDKIKSSLSTKIVPLKSQFRVKGGNGYVKYVKDLLTCKLGETQTSFQSQDYEFVLFDSVEAMVNEINLRDSESGLSRLIAGYSWPWISKNDKSVYDIVIDGYKLQWNSVSDDFINSANALKEVGCIHTTQGYDLNYAGVIFGHEITYDKTKNEIVILKENYHDKNGKLSIKDSLELKSFILNIYKTILLRGIKGTYLYVCDKNLREYFEKHIEANHKNNPLATYLDNDQVIPFVNSVPVFNLKAAAGYFSDLQQVNTESYNWVLLPAKYKPSRELFACTVIGESMNKVIPNGSLCLFRRDGGGSRNGKIVLVRHSNIQDSDFGSGYTVKEYTSKKNATDGQWYHESIVLKPLSNDQAHQDIVLTDDELVDLEVVGIFECVL; encoded by the coding sequence ATGTTAAATAAGCCCTTTGAAATAAAAAAGTATGAGTTTAACGCCACTATGTTTAATGAATTTCAAAATGTTCATTATGCAAAAGATCTATGGCCAATTGTATACATTTTAAGTGACGGCAATGTTAAAGAAGCTTACGTTGGTGAAACAACAGACACTTATTCAAGAATGGCTGCCCATTTAAAGAGCAACGCTAAAAACATTCTGTCAACGGTTCATTTAATTAGCAGCGAAAAATTCAACAAATCGGCCACTCTTGATATAGAATCAAATTTGATAAAATATATGGCCGGCGATGGTCAGTATAAATTAATAAATGGCAATGTCGGCCTGGCTAACCACAACTACTACCAAAAAAAAGAAGTCTATTGGGATATTTTTAACCTGATCTGGAATAATTTAAGGGCGGAAGGTTTAACCAAGCATTCTATTGCTCACATTAATAACTCTGACCTATTTAAATATTCGCCTTATAAAAGCCTTACTGCTGACCAGCGGGCGGGGTTATTAATTATACTTAAAGGCCTGCTCGATAACGATACTAAAAATATTATAGCAGAAGGCGGTGCGGGAACAGGTAAAACCATACTTGCAACATTTTTATTCAAGCTTCTTAATTCGAATTATGAGGAACTTAATTATAAAGAATTCGGAGATGATGAGTTGGATTTTATTCAAACAGTTTTTGAATTAAAAAAAGTATATCCTAATCCAAGGATGGCTCTTGTCGTCCCGATGGCTTCGTTTAGGAATACATTGAAGAAGGTATTTAAAAACATAAAAGGGTTAAACGCAAATATGGTAATCGGCCCCGCGGATTTGGCTAAGGGGAGATATGATATTGTTTTGGTTGATGAGTCGCATCGGTTGAGAAGGAGGGTGAATTTGGGAACTTATTTTCATGCGTTCGATGTAGTATGCGAAAAACTTGGTCTTGATAAAAACCATTGCAGCGAATTGGACTGGGCGGTTAAGCAATCAGACAAGGCAATATTTCTTTACGATGAAAATCAGTCGATTAAACCCTCGGATGTAGAGAAAATTGATTTTGATAAGATTAAATCGTCACTATCCACAAAGATTGTTCCCCTGAAGTCTCAATTTAGGGTAAAAGGCGGGAATGGCTACGTCAAATATGTTAAAGACCTTTTAACTTGCAAACTTGGTGAAACGCAAACATCTTTCCAATCGCAGGATTATGAATTCGTTCTTTTTGATTCAGTTGAAGCCATGGTCAACGAAATAAACCTGCGAGATTCGGAAAGTGGACTGTCTAGACTAATAGCCGGATATTCCTGGCCATGGATTTCGAAAAATGACAAAAGTGTTTATGATATTGTAATTGATGGTTACAAATTACAATGGAACAGCGTTTCAGATGATTTCATAAATTCTGCAAACGCCCTAAAAGAGGTAGGCTGTATCCATACAACTCAAGGTTATGATTTAAACTATGCGGGAGTAATTTTTGGACATGAGATTACCTACGATAAAACAAAAAATGAAATCGTAATTTTAAAAGAAAACTACCATGATAAAAACGGAAAATTGTCAATTAAGGATTCTTTAGAATTAAAAAGTTTTATCCTAAACATATATAAAACAATACTATTAAGGGGAATAAAAGGCACCTATCTTTATGTATGTGATAAAAATTTAAGAGAGTATTTCGAGAAACATATTGAAGCCAACCACAAAAACAATCCTTTAGCTACCTACTTAGATAATGACCAGGTAATACCATTTGTAAATTCAGTACCGGTCTTCAACTTAAAAGCAGCAGCAGGATATTTTAGTGACTTACAGCAAGTTAACACTGAAAGCTATAACTGGGTACTGTTGCCTGCAAAATATAAGCCGTCCAGGGAATTATTTGCATGCACAGTAATTGGTGAATCAATGAATAAAGTTATCCCAAATGGCTCTCTTTGTTTGTTTAGACGAGACGGCGGGGGATCGAGAAATGGTAAAATCGTTTTGGTTCGGCATTCTAATATTCAGGATTCTGACTTTGGTTCAGGATATACAGTAAAGGAATATACAAGTAAAAAAAATGCTACCGACGGGCAATGGTATCATGAATCAATTGTATTGAAACCGCTATCAAACGATCAAGCGCACCAAGACATAGTATTAACTGATGATGAGTTGGTTGACTTAGAAGTAGTAGGAATATTTGAGTGCGTTTTATAA
- a CDS encoding HIT family protein — MTIFSKIVSGEIPAYVVAETIDFLAFLDINPLAEGHVLVIPKKEIDYIFDLDDELYTGLQIFAKIIAGGIKKAIPCIKVGVAVIGLEVPHAHIHLIPMNHVSDLNFSRPKLTFTPEQLEATMEKIREALKIEE, encoded by the coding sequence ATGACCATCTTCTCAAAAATAGTATCAGGTGAAATACCTGCTTATGTAGTAGCTGAAACTATTGATTTCTTGGCTTTCCTTGATATCAATCCGCTTGCTGAAGGGCATGTGCTGGTGATCCCCAAAAAAGAAATTGATTATATTTTCGACCTGGACGATGAGCTGTACACCGGGCTACAAATATTTGCTAAAATTATTGCAGGGGGAATTAAAAAAGCCATTCCCTGTATCAAGGTTGGCGTAGCCGTTATCGGGCTCGAAGTGCCTCACGCGCATATCCACCTTATCCCCATGAACCACGTAAGTGATCTGAACTTCTCGAGGCCTAAATTAACTTTTACCCCTGAGCAGCTGGAGGCAACAATGGAGAAAATAAGGGAAGCGCTGAAGATTGAGGAATAA
- the arr gene encoding NAD(+)--rifampin ADP-ribosyltransferase: MHSPFFQTYFHGTKADLKIGDQIKIGQNSNYGQKNYAKYIYLTATLDAAVWGAELALGDGPERIYLVEATGAVEDDPNLTDKKFPGNPTKSYRSKHPFKVVGEITVWQGHPQEQVDAMKNGLAKLKEQGIEAIED; encoded by the coding sequence ATGCACAGTCCATTTTTTCAGACTTATTTTCACGGCACCAAAGCGGATCTTAAAATCGGCGACCAGATCAAAATCGGCCAGAACTCCAATTATGGCCAAAAAAACTATGCCAAATATATTTACCTCACCGCAACACTGGACGCGGCGGTTTGGGGCGCAGAACTGGCACTTGGTGACGGGCCCGAAAGAATCTATTTGGTAGAGGCCACGGGCGCGGTTGAAGATGACCCCAATTTAACTGACAAAAAATTTCCTGGTAACCCAACAAAATCTTACCGTTCCAAACATCCATTCAAGGTGGTTGGCGAGATTACAGTTTGGCAGGGACATCCGCAGGAACAAGTTGATGCTATGAAAAACGGTTTGGCAAAACTGAAAGAACAGGGTATCGAAGCTATAGAGGATTAG
- the panD gene encoding aspartate 1-decarboxylase, with translation MIIEVLKSKLHRVRVTQAELNYVGSITIDEDLMDAANIIANEKVQIVNNNNGARFETYVIRGERGTGTICLNGATARLAQVGDIVIIMSYGYMESEEARKYEPILVFPDNDNKLIK, from the coding sequence ATGATAATTGAAGTATTAAAATCCAAGCTTCACCGGGTAAGGGTAACACAGGCCGAATTGAACTATGTAGGCAGTATTACCATTGATGAAGATTTGATGGATGCGGCTAATATTATAGCTAATGAAAAGGTGCAGATTGTAAATAATAATAACGGCGCCCGTTTTGAAACCTATGTAATAAGAGGCGAACGCGGCACGGGTACCATCTGCCTTAATGGCGCAACCGCCAGGCTTGCCCAAGTGGGAGATATAGTGATCATTATGTCGTACGGGTACATGGAGAGTGAAGAGGCGCGTAAATATGAGCCCATACTGGTTTTCCCGGATAACGATAATAAGTTAATAAAATAA
- a CDS encoding imm11 family protein has product MGKQIMNHYYLISSKEQRQVASAFAPQRTKLNHELIQDLNGVSKMPFELYLVKLSVGKNGLIESDDLTGLNEIWLDYLPNSLAWPFFSDKLKDVVDKSLTGKEGIDWITAKVNGNGEQKEYYIPRFEKMLDVLDMEKTMFVENTDAIIRPFFSLLKINHFAIFHIPQSHDLWKITSGLYINEVLKKAIQKEKLTGVSFEKTRVI; this is encoded by the coding sequence ATGGGAAAACAAATTATGAATCATTATTATTTAATCAGCAGTAAAGAACAGCGGCAAGTGGCAAGCGCTTTTGCTCCCCAAAGGACAAAACTAAACCATGAATTAATACAAGATTTGAATGGGGTAAGTAAAATGCCATTTGAACTGTATCTGGTAAAGTTGTCTGTTGGCAAGAACGGGTTAATAGAGAGTGATGATTTGACTGGGCTAAACGAAATTTGGTTAGACTATTTGCCAAATAGCTTGGCATGGCCCTTTTTTTCAGACAAACTAAAGGATGTTGTCGACAAATCATTAACCGGAAAAGAAGGCATTGACTGGATTACCGCGAAAGTAAATGGTAATGGTGAACAAAAGGAATATTATATACCAAGGTTTGAAAAAATGTTGGACGTTCTTGACATGGAAAAGACAATGTTCGTTGAAAATACCGACGCTATCATTAGGCCTTTTTTTTCCTTATTAAAGATTAACCATTTTGCTATATTCCATATACCACAATCTCATGATCTCTGGAAAATTACATCTGGTTTATATATTAATGAGGTACTTAAAAAAGCCATACAAAAAGAAAAATTAACAGGAGTTAGTTTTGAGAAAACAAGGGTAATATAG